Part of the Acidaminococcales bacterium genome, GCGGAATTTGTGTTTTTTTTGTGAACTTGTAGGGATTTGCCGATTGCGGTAGAATATAACTACAAAAATCACACATCCTGCCTAATGGGAGAAAACAAGCATGCAGACTGAAACGAACAAATTTGGCGCCTTGGGAGGAAAAAACAGGAAAGTTTGGATTGCTGCCCTCGCTGCGGCCGTCATCCTGGCGATTGTCGCCTTCCGTATTTACGCCAACATGCGGAGCAATCAGGAACGCGCGGCCAGAGTTTTCCAGGGCGCGGCAACGCCGGTGGAAATATCCGTGGTCGAGCGCAGAGACATCGCGCCGACGCTTTTGTTTTCGGCCAACCTTGAGCCGGTGTGGTCGGCTGATCTTTCGCCGAAATTGGACAGCCGGCTCGACCGGCTTTTTGTCGACGAAGGCGATTTTGTAAAAGCGGGGCAAGTCGTCGCGCAGATGGACGTGCTGGAACTGTCCGCGCAGGCTTTCCAATCGGAAGGGCTTTTGTATGAAGCCCTGTCGGAAAGCAGCGACGCGGCAATCGAATATGAACGCAATCAAAAACTTTTCGAGCAGAACGCCATATCCAAGCGCGAACTGGACAATTCGCGCTTTCGCCGCGACATGACGCTGGGGCGCCACGCCGCCGCGCAAGGGGCGCTGAAAGTGCTGAGGGAGCGCATAGACGCGGCCGCGATCCGCTCGCCGCGCGACGGCGTGGTTACCCGCCGCTATATTTACGCCGGCTATTATGTGAAAAGCGGCAGCCCGATTGTCAGCGTCGCCGACACGACGACGCTTTTGGCGCAGGCGGATGTCAGCGAGGGGCAGATTGCCGGCATCTATATGGACGCCCAGGCAGAGGTGAGCGTCGCGGCCTACAGCGACAGGGCTTTCAGCGGCAGGGTCAGCAGGATATCGCCTATGGCCGCCCAGCCGGCGCGCACCTTCAAAACCGAGATAACCATACCCAATAAATCCGGCGAACTGAAAGCCGGCATGTTCGCGCGGGTGGCGATCCGGGGCAAATTGAAAAAGGGCGCCGTGGCCATCCCGCAGTCGGCAATCGTCATGCGCGAAGACCAGCAGACGGTTTATCTGGTCAACGACGAAGACGTCGTCCAGCAGGTGCTGCTGGAGACCGGCGCGGTGGAAAACGGCTTTGTCGAAGTCCTGAAAGGCTTGTCGGGCGGCGAAAGGATTGTTACCGGCGGCCAGAACAAATTGCGCCAGGGCGTTAAAATCGCACGGGGCTCAACAGATGGGGCGGGTAGCGGCAAATGATTAAAGTTTTTATCGCCAGGCCGGTCTTTACCACCATGTTCGTCTTAGTGCTGGTGGTGTTCGGCATTATTTCCTATCCCGGCCTTGGCATGGATTTGTACCCGGAAATAGACCTTCCTTACGTCAATGTTACGGTTGTTTATGAAGGAGCGTCCCCCGAGGAGATGGAAACGCTCATAACCAAACCGGTCGAGGACGCGGTCAGTTCCGTGTCGGGCATAAAGACCATATCGTCCATGGCGCGCGAAGGGTATTCCCAAACCACCATTGAATTTGAGCTTGGCACGGATCCGCGTCAGGCCGCCAGCGAAGTGCGGGAGAAAGTGGCCGGCATCCGGAGGCGGTTGCCGGAGAACATTGACGAACCGGTCGTGCAGCGCTTTGACATAAGTTCGCAGCCAATCCTTTTCTATACCTTTTCCTCCAAGATCAGAAGCCGCGGCGAAGTAAGGAAAATCATCGAAGACGTTGTGGTCGACGAGCTGCAAATGCTTGACGGCGTGGCGGAGGCCGCCGTCGTCGGCGCCAGCCCGCGCGAGCTGCAGATACTGGCCGACCCGCGCAAGCTTGAGTCCTACGGCCTGAACATGCAAAACATCTTCAGCCAAGTGGATCAGGAAAACATCAACACGCCCGGCGGCAAAGTCAAAGAGGCCGGCTTTGAGCTGACTGTCCGGACGCTGGGCAAATATCGCAATATAAACGATCTCAAAGCCGTGGTGGTGGCCAACCAGGACGGGCGGCTCATTCATTTGGGCGACGTGGCGGACGTTACCGATTCTTGGCAGGAAGAACGCACTTACTCAAGGACCAACGGCATACCCAGCGTCGGCATATCCGTGCGCAAACAGTCCGGAACCAATACGGTCGCGGTGGCTGACCGCGTAGTGGCGGCCATGGAAAGCATTGTCCAAAACGACCTGCCGCCGGATTTTGAAGTCGCGATAGTCCGCGACCAGTCCTATTACATCAAAGAAAACGTCGCCGATGTCTGGACGTCCATACTTTTGGGCGGCTCGCTGGCCATTCTCATTACTTATATGTTCCTGCGCGACTTTCGCGCGACCGTTATCGGCGGCATGGCCATACCAACTTCCGTTATCGCCACTTTCGCCCTGATGAAATGGCAGGGCTTCACTCTCAACAACATGTCGCTCATGGGCCTTAGCTTGGCCGTCGGCATCTTGGTGGACGATGCGATCGTCATAATCGAAAACATTTACCGGCACATGCAGATGGGCAAAAATAACTTTCAGGCGGCCTATCAGGCGACCAGCGAAATATCCTTGGCGATTCTCGCCACGACCTTTTCCCTGCTGGCGGTTTTTGTGCCCATAGGCAACATGGGCGAAATCGTCGGCCAGTTTTTTAAACAATTTGGCATGACCGTGGCTTTTTCCATAGCCTTTTCGCTCATAGTGGCGTTTTCCCTCACGCCGATGCTTTCGGCGCACTGGCTGAAGAGCATCGAGGAAGCGCAAAAAGGTGCTTTCCGTTTTCAATGGCTGAAAACATTCCTGGATAAATTTGAAAACCTTTTCCAAAAGAGCAGGGCGCTTTACCTTGAACTGTTGAACTGGGCGCTGGACAGGCCGAAAAGCATTTTCGCCATAGCGCTCGCCTCGCTTTTGTTCAACCTGTTCCTCACGCCTTTTATGGGCAAAGAATTTCAGCCGACTTATGATTCCGGCGAATTTTCCATCAGCATGAAAGCCCCGGCCGGCAGCTCGCTTGAGCGGATGCTGGAATTGGCCGAGCCGCTGGAAAAAAGCCTTCTGGCGACGGAGGGCGTAAAAACGGTCAACCTCAACATAGGCGGCAGCAGGCGGCCGGTCTACGAGGGCAACATCTACGTTAAACTTTATCCATCCGGCGAACGCGCCCGCACCATGATGGAAATCATGGACGAAACAAGGGAAAAGTTTCGCGGCGTCGCGGGCATAAAAGTAGCGGTGCTCAGCAACCAGGGCGGCGGGCGCGGCGACCAAAGGCCGGTGCAAATAGGCATCAGGGGCTCCGACCTTGAAGAACTCAACCGTTACGCCAACCAAACGGCAACTATCCTGCGCGATTTGCCGGGCGCAACGGACGTCGATATATCCAGCTCGGAAATGGAGCCGGAAGTTACCATAAGGCTGGATCCGGACAAGGCGGCCGCCGTGGGCGTCAATTCCTATTCGCTGGGCAGGCTGATAGAGACCGCTTTCTCCGGCAGGACCACCATCAACCGTTTCACCGTCGGGGACGAAGATTATAACATACGCGTGCGGCTGGCCGACCGCTACCGCCTGAACATAAACGACGTTGCCGATATCAGGGCGCCGGCGGGCGGCAATGCGTTCGTGCGGCTGGGCGACGTCGCCGAAGTCATATTGTCGTCCGGGCCGACGCAGATTGACCGCGAGGACAGGCAAAGGCAGGTCATAGTCTATGCCAACGCGGTAGGTGTTTCGCCGGGCGAGATACTGGACAAAGTAAGGGACCAGATCATGCCGGCAGTCAACATGCCGCTTGGCTACCGCTATAAATTCATCGGGCAGGGCGACATGATGGCGTCCGCTTTCAGCGAAATAATCAAGGCGCTCGTTATCGCCGTCATCATGGTTTACATGGTGCTGGCCGCCCAATTTGAAAGTTTCAGCCAGCCGGTGATCATAATGCTTTCCTTGCCTTTCTCGATCATCGGCGCCATACTCGGCCTGATGATGGCTGGGCAGACGATCAACATGATGTCGCTTATCGGCGTAATCATGCTGATGGGCGTCGTTACCAAAAACGCCATACTGCTGGTTGACTACGCCAACCTGCAGCGTGAGGGCGGCATGCCCATAAAAGCCGCGCTCGTTGAAGCGGGCTCTTTGCGGCTGCGCCCGATCATGATGACGACCCTTTCCACCGTCCTCGCCATGCTGCCGATCGCTTTCGGGATGGGCGAAGGCGCGGAACTTAGGCAATCGATGGGCGTCGCCATGGTCGGCGGCATCACGACTTCCACTTTGCTCACTCTGGTGGTCGTGCCGATTGGCTACCTGATGCTGGAAAACTACAAAGAAAAACGCGGCCACGCCGTGGCCAAACGCAGCATAGAATGAAAAAGTGGCTTTTGTCGCCTTGGCAAAGGCAGGTTTGCCAAGGCGACAAAGCAAAGGATGTGGCGAAATGAAAAAGGCGGTTCTTTTTGTCGCTTTGTTTTTCGTATTTGCGAATGTATGCGGCGCGGCGGCCTATAAAAACCATGAGTACAATTTTCAACTGGCCCTTCCGGGCGATTGGCGGGACATAAAAGACGATCTGGAAATAGCAGACAAAGACTGCATGTTCGTTATAGGGAAAACGGACGCCCGGCAAGGGGAACTCGCCGTTATAACGCTGCTGGCCTATCCTGTCAATGTCCAGGCCGGGCTTACGATTGACGATATGCCAAAGCGGGACAAAAAACAATTTGCCGATATGCATGTCAAGTCGATTAAAGAAGAGGGCGCCGGCGTAAAAATAAAGGCGGCTGCCTTCACAAAAATTGGCGCCCATCCCGCGCTTGTAATAACTTATGAAGAAAACGCGGCATCGTTCGTAAGGGCAATAATTCTTGAAAACAAAATGTTTTACATATTTTATCTGGCGGCCGGCAGTTTATTGGAAGAACGCCGCCCACAATTTTTCCAAACAATAGAAAGTTTGAAGCCTTTGCAATAAGGGATATAAAGGGAGTTTTGGGGCTGTGTTTAAAAACGCGGTCAAACATATCGCCGGCCCTGCCTGGGACAAATACATTTATCGCTCGCTGCTGTTTTTGGCCTTCAGCCTGAACGTCAGCACGGCGGCGGGCAGCGTTGCGCTCGCGCTTTCGGCGGCGCTGGTTTTGGCTAAGCTGCGCGCCGCGCGGGCGGCGTTTGCCTGCGACAGGAAATTCCTATATGCGTTCGGGCTTTTTTTTCTGGTTTTGGCCTTCTCCTCCCTAACGGGGGTAAACGCGCCGGACAGCGCGCGCCGGACTTTTTCGCTTTTTTGCCGGAGCGGGCCTTTTTTTCTTTTGGCGGCTTTCGCCTGCGGCCGGGAGAAGGCCGTTAAGATTTTCCTCGCGGCGGCGGCGGGGCTTTTGTGCACCGATATTTATGTAATAGCCAGTTTCGGCGGCGGGAAAGCGTCCGGCTTGTTCAAGTCGCCCATGAGCCTGGCCGGCCTCTTGCAACTGATGCTGCCGGTGCTCGCGGCGGCGGCCGTAAGCGGCGGGCGGGCGGCTTTCAAGCGGCGGGCGTTCTGCGGGGCGGTTTTTGTTTTGTCGGCGGCGGCGCTGTTTTATAATGGGATTTTCGGCGCCTGGGTCGCCGTATTGTTTTCTCTGGCGCTTTATTTTTTCCTGCGGCGCAAAAAAGCCCAAGCCATATGTTTGAGCTTGTGCGTTACGGCGGCCGCAATCGGCGGCGTTTACGCTTTCGCGCCGGCGGCGCGAGAAAGAATGGACGCCATAGCCGCCGGACGGGACCCTTCCATGCTGGAACGCTTTTGCCTTTGGGAGAGCGCGGCAAACATGCTGAAGGACTACCCCCTGCTGGGCGTGGGGCCAGGCAATTTCGGACGGCTTTATGCGGCGCGCTATATCTTGCCGGATGCGAAGGAGCCTTGCCTAAAGCACGCGCACAACGACTTTTTACAGATGGCCGCCGAAACCGGCGTTATGGGCCTGGCGGCTTTTATTTATCTTTTTTACGTTATTTTGCGCCTCAACCTTGCCCGGTATCGCCAGGAAAAGGAAAATTTCCTTGCTTTGGGCGCTTTTCTCGCAACGGCCGGTTTTTTGGCGCATGGGCTGACGGAATTTAATTTTGGCAATTCCGCCGTGACCAGGCTGTTTTGGCTGCTGCTGGGCCTTTCGCAGGCCGCGCGCGGCGAAGAAAAGGGCGCGGCGGGAAAGGCTCCCTTGCCGCCGCCGCCGGAAAAAGTACGGCATATCCTGCTCATAAAACTCATGCATTTTGGCGACGTGTTGTTGGCCACCCCGGTTCTGTCCACCCTGAAAATGAACTATCCGCATGCCCTGGTTGACGTTTTGGTATACGGCGGCACGGACGACGTATTGGCGGCAAACGGCGCGGCAAACAACATTTGGCGCGTTGACCGCGGCTTGAAGCGCAAGGGGCTGAAGGCGCAAATCGCCGGGGAAAAGGCGCTGTTTGACAAGGTGCGTTCCACGCGTTACGATATAATCATAAATCTTTCCGACCGCTGGCGCGGCGGACTTTACTGCCGCCTTCTCAAACCCGCCTTCAGCATCGGCTTTAATGAGGGGCGGCGCTCCCGACTTTTGTGGGGCGCCTGCCATGCCGTGCTGGTGGACAGGATAAATCACGGCGAGCAGCACACGGTATTGAACGATCTCAGTGTCCTTGCCCCTTTGCGGCTAAAACAGCGTTCGGAAGAAGTAGTTATGGCTTACCGGCCGGCCGACCTTGAACACTTTGAAACCATAAGCCGGCGAGAGAATCTTGGCGGTTATGTGCTTATCCAGCCTACGGCGCGCTGGGCATTTAAAACTTGGTCAACCGCCGGGTTTAGCCAATTGATTGACTATTTGAACGCGCGCGGCCAAACCGTGGTGCTGACGGCGGGAAAAGCGGAAAATGAAATCGCCATGGTCAAAGAGATCATCGCCGGCTGCGCCGAGGGCGCAAAGATCGTTAATCTGGCCGGCCAGCTGACCTTGACGCAACTGGCGGTCTTTATTGAAAAAGCCGAACTGTTTTTAGGCGTGGATTCTGTTCCCATGCACATCGCGGCGGCGCTAAAAACGCCCATGGTCGTGCTTTTCGGTCCCAGCAACCTCAAACAGTGGTACCCCTGGCAAGCAGAACATACCCTCCTCTGGGCGGGCGACTACCGCTCCCTGCCGCGCGTCGGCGAAGTGGACACCAACACAAACGAGCGTTATCTTTACGCGATACCGGCCAAAGACGTGATAGAAGCGGTCGCCTGCCGGCTGGACAAAGGGCGGACTTGAAGGCCGCGCGCGGTTTGGGGTTTGCAACTGTCACGGTATATTGGGCAAAGCATTTTGGTTCTTTCCCGATCCAGTTGAAAAATGGACAAGCCGGATTTTCATTGACTGGCGGGCAGCAGTTTGCAGGCGACCGGCAAAGGGATTTTCAGCTTTAAGGGGGAAAGAGCCAACATTTTTGGCGAAAGAGGCAAAAACGATGCGAGAAAATCCCGGCGCGCCGGCAGAAGAAATGTTCCGCACAGGCCTGGACGTGGGATCGACCACCGTCAAACTGGCCGTGATCGATAAAAACGACAAGCTGATTTTCCAGCTCTACCGGCGGCATCTGTCAGATGTGCGCCAGACGCTGGACGGGCTTTTTCAGGAGGCGGCCGCCAAATTTGGCGAAAGGCGGACGACGCTCGCAATCGCCGGTTCGGGCGGCATGGCCCTTGCGGAACCGCTGGGGGGGGCATTTATCCAGGAAGTGGTGGCAGGCGCCGAGGCAATACGGCATTATCTGCCCGATACGGATGTTGCGATCGAGTTGGGCGGCGAAGACGCCAAACTTACGTTTTTCGACGCCGGCGTCGACCAGCGCATGAACGAAACCTGCGCCGGCGGTACGGGCGCGTTTATCGACCAGATGGCTTCCTTTTTGTCAACAGACCCCTCCGGGCTGGACGCGCTGGCGGCAAGGCATCGCGCCATTTATCCGATAGCCGCGCGCTGCGGCGTTTTTGCGAAAAACGACATACTGCCGCTTTTAAACGAAGGCGCGGCCAAAGAGGACATAGCCGTATCGATTTTGCAGGCGGTGGTTGACCAGACCATCGGCGGCCTGGCCTGTGGGCGCGCTATCCGCGGCCGGGTCGTTTTTTTGGGCGGGCCGCTGTATTTTTTGCCGCAGCTGCGCGAACGCTTTATCAAAACCCTCAAACTGTCGCCAGGCGACTTTATCTGTCCCAAGGAAGCGCCTTATTTCGTGGCGCTGGGCGCGGCTTTGTATTCCAAGAAAAACTGCCCGGAAACTTTTTCCGGGCTGGCCGCCCGCTCCGCGCGGTTGGCCGCCGCCGGCGGCCAACCGGAGATGCGCCCTTTGCCGCCGCTTTTTGAAAATATTGAAGACCTTCGGATTTTTCAGCAGCGCCATGCGCTGGCCACTCTGCCCAAAGTAGGCTGGCCGGCCGACGGGAAAGTATTTATTGGCTTTGACGCCGGCTCCACCACCACCAAGGCGGTGGTGATAGACGAAGACGGGGGGCTTGTCCACTTTAGTTACGGCTCCAACCTCGGTTCCCCCCTGCAGTCCGTCATGAACGCTCTCTCCGAGATATACCGCCTCATGCCGCGCGCCGTCACGGTCGCCAAAGCCGGCGTTACTGGTTACGGCGAAGGCCTGGTGAAGGCGGCGCTGAACATAGACGTCGGTGAAGTGGAAACCGTGGCGCATTATAAAGCGGCGGCCTTTTTCGCCCCTGACGTCAGTTTCATCATTGATATCGGCGGACAGGACATCAAATGCCTGTCGGTAAAAAACGGGCTTATCGACCGCCTGATGCTTAACGAAGCCTGCTCCTCCGGCTGCGGTTCTTTCCTTGAGACGTTCGCCAAAACGCTCAGCCTTGACGCGCCCGGCTTCGCTAAAGCGGCTCTTTTCGCGGCGCAGCCTATGGATCTTGGCTCGCGCTGCACTGTCTTTATGAACTCCAAGGTGAAGCAGGCGCAAAAAGAAGGGGCATCGGTCGGCGACATATCGGCCGGCCTTTCCTATTCCGTTGTCCGCAACGCCCTTTACAAAGTCATACGCATAGCGAACGCGGAAGAACTTGGCGACAAGGTCGTCGTGCAGGGCGGCGCCTTTTTAAACGATGCCGTGCTGAGGGCTTTTGAGCTGTCCATAAACCGCCATGTCGTAAGGCCGGATATCTCGGGGCTGATGGGCGCTTTCGGCGCGGCTCTTTTGGCGCGGGAAGAATATAGGGTGTCGCCCCAGCCCTCCGTCATGATCGGGAAGGACGCGCTCTTGTCCTTTAGCGTAAAGGTAAAAAGCAGCCGCTGCCACCGCTGCGCCAACCGCTGCCTGCTGACCATAAACAGTTTCCCCGACGGGCGCCGCTACATATCGGGCAACCGGTGCGAACGCGGCTCGGGCGGCGAGGAGACGCAAAATCCTTTGAGCGCCCTGGCCGACAAATCAAGCATAGCCAGCCATCTGGCCAAACTGCCGGTAATCGGCGGCCTGGCCGGGCAATCGCCCAAGCCGCCGCCGACCCTGCCCAATCTTTACAAATGGAAATATGAGCGCCTGTTTGATTTCTACAAGCAAAGCGAAACGGAAAAAACGCGCGGCCGCGTGGGGCTGCCGCGGGTACTGAGCTTTTATGAGCTTTATCCTTTCTGGTTTACGTTTTTTGACGCGCTCGGCCTGAAAGTGGAACTTTCGCCGCCCTCTTCCAAAGAGATGCTCAGCCGCGCGCTCGACACCATACCTTCGCAAACCGTCTGCTATCCGGCTAAATTGGCGCACGGGCACATAACGGAGCTGGCCAGGAAAAAAATCGACTTTATTTTTTATCCCTGCCTGCCTTTTTCCCCGCCCGCCGACTATCGCACGGACGGCAGCTATAATTGCCCGCTCGTTACCTCTTACGCCGAAGTCTTGCGCCTCAACATCGACCTTTTGCGCGAATGTGGCGTTAAATTTGTCGCCCCTTTCCTTGATCTCGGCAATCACGGCCACGTGGCCGAAACCTTGCGCAAAGAACTTGGTTTTTTGCCCCTTTTGGCCGCCAGGGAAGTGGAAGCCGCCTTAAAGAAAGCTTACGGGGCGCAGCATAAATTTTGGGACGACGTCCGGCAAGCCGGCGAGCGGGCGCTTGACTACCTGGCGAATTCCGGGCGGACGGGCGTTGTGCTGGCCGGGCACCCTTACCACCTTGACCCGCAAGCGCATCACGGCATACCGGACATCATCACCGCCAATGGCCTGGCCGTGCTGACCGAAGATTCCATCGCGCACAAAGGCGGGGCGGACATGTCGCTGCGCGTGGTGGATCAGTGGGTATACCATTCGCGCCTTTATAAAAGCGCCGATTACGTCGCTAAATGCGACAATTTGGAAATAGTCAACCTCGTATCTTTCGGTTGCGGCATAGACGCGGTTTGCTCCGATCAGGTCGCCGAAATAATTGAAGCGGCCGGCAAAGTCTATACGGCCATTAAAATTGACGAAGGGGACAACCTTGGCGCCGCCCGCATCAGGATAAGGTCCCTGCTGGCCGCCGTGAAGGAAAGGCGGCGCACCGCCAGAAAAAATTCCCGCCCGGAGACGTATAAATATACCCCCGCCGCCCTGACGAGCCGAAAAGACCTTTCCCGCTATACCCTGCTCGCGCCGCAAATGTCGCCGGCCCACTGGCAATTTATGGAACCGGTTATGGCCACGGCCGGCTACCAGGTCAAAGTCCTGCCCGAAGTCAGCCGTGAAGCGGTGGAAACGGGACTGCGCTATGTAAACAATGACGCCTGCTATCCGGCGATTGTATCCATCGGGCAGGTCATTCACGCCCTGCAGAGCGGGCAGCACGACCTTGGCCGGACAGCGGTGCTGATGTCGCAGACCGGCGGCGGCTGCCGCGCCAGCAACTATGTGGCTTTCCTGCGCCGCGCTCTCTTATTGTCTGGACTGGAACGGATACCGGTGATTCCCGTCGGCATGGTCGCCAAAAAAAATGAAATGGCCCTTAGGCTGACGCCCTGG contains:
- a CDS encoding acyl-CoA dehydratase activase-related protein, producing the protein MRENPGAPAEEMFRTGLDVGSTTVKLAVIDKNDKLIFQLYRRHLSDVRQTLDGLFQEAAAKFGERRTTLAIAGSGGMALAEPLGGAFIQEVVAGAEAIRHYLPDTDVAIELGGEDAKLTFFDAGVDQRMNETCAGGTGAFIDQMASFLSTDPSGLDALAARHRAIYPIAARCGVFAKNDILPLLNEGAAKEDIAVSILQAVVDQTIGGLACGRAIRGRVVFLGGPLYFLPQLRERFIKTLKLSPGDFICPKEAPYFVALGAALYSKKNCPETFSGLAARSARLAAAGGQPEMRPLPPLFENIEDLRIFQQRHALATLPKVGWPADGKVFIGFDAGSTTTKAVVIDEDGGLVHFSYGSNLGSPLQSVMNALSEIYRLMPRAVTVAKAGVTGYGEGLVKAALNIDVGEVETVAHYKAAAFFAPDVSFIIDIGGQDIKCLSVKNGLIDRLMLNEACSSGCGSFLETFAKTLSLDAPGFAKAALFAAQPMDLGSRCTVFMNSKVKQAQKEGASVGDISAGLSYSVVRNALYKVIRIANAEELGDKVVVQGGAFLNDAVLRAFELSINRHVVRPDISGLMGAFGAALLAREEYRVSPQPSVMIGKDALLSFSVKVKSSRCHRCANRCLLTINSFPDGRRYISGNRCERGSGGEETQNPLSALADKSSIASHLAKLPVIGGLAGQSPKPPPTLPNLYKWKYERLFDFYKQSETEKTRGRVGLPRVLSFYELYPFWFTFFDALGLKVELSPPSSKEMLSRALDTIPSQTVCYPAKLAHGHITELARKKIDFIFYPCLPFSPPADYRTDGSYNCPLVTSYAEVLRLNIDLLRECGVKFVAPFLDLGNHGHVAETLRKELGFLPLLAAREVEAALKKAYGAQHKFWDDVRQAGERALDYLANSGRTGVVLAGHPYHLDPQAHHGIPDIITANGLAVLTEDSIAHKGGADMSLRVVDQWVYHSRLYKSADYVAKCDNLEIVNLVSFGCGIDAVCSDQVAEIIEAAGKVYTAIKIDEGDNLGAARIRIRSLLAAVKERRRTARKNSRPETYKYTPAALTSRKDLSRYTLLAPQMSPAHWQFMEPVMATAGYQVKVLPEVSREAVETGLRYVNNDACYPAIVSIGQVIHALQSGQHDLGRTAVLMSQTGGGCRASNYVAFLRRALLLSGLERIPVIPVGMVAKKNEMALRLTPWLLNKLTYGLLYGDMLQRLLLASRPYENDGGSAQKLYGLWAKKAEKSILMADRKIFAQDMRSMVEDFAALGLRPPSKPKVGIVGEILINFHPDANNRVVSLVEAEGGEACLPELSDFVLYCLYDHVFQADELGYGKIKKWICEYLSAFIEKRRDSMRDALSGYPRFGQIKKFAGLVNIGKKILSLGNQSGEGWCLAADMAAMLESGVSGVLCLQPFGCLPNHITGKGVIKELKRLYPGANLAALDYDAGTSEVNQLNRIKLLMSSVS
- a CDS encoding efflux RND transporter periplasmic adaptor subunit; this encodes MQTETNKFGALGGKNRKVWIAALAAAVILAIVAFRIYANMRSNQERAARVFQGAATPVEISVVERRDIAPTLLFSANLEPVWSADLSPKLDSRLDRLFVDEGDFVKAGQVVAQMDVLELSAQAFQSEGLLYEALSESSDAAIEYERNQKLFEQNAISKRELDNSRFRRDMTLGRHAAAQGALKVLRERIDAAAIRSPRDGVVTRRYIYAGYYVKSGSPIVSVADTTTLLAQADVSEGQIAGIYMDAQAEVSVAAYSDRAFSGRVSRISPMAAQPARTFKTEITIPNKSGELKAGMFARVAIRGKLKKGAVAIPQSAIVMREDQQTVYLVNDEDVVQQVLLETGAVENGFVEVLKGLSGGERIVTGGQNKLRQGVKIARGSTDGAGSGK
- a CDS encoding efflux RND transporter permease subunit → MIKVFIARPVFTTMFVLVLVVFGIISYPGLGMDLYPEIDLPYVNVTVVYEGASPEEMETLITKPVEDAVSSVSGIKTISSMAREGYSQTTIEFELGTDPRQAASEVREKVAGIRRRLPENIDEPVVQRFDISSQPILFYTFSSKIRSRGEVRKIIEDVVVDELQMLDGVAEAAVVGASPRELQILADPRKLESYGLNMQNIFSQVDQENINTPGGKVKEAGFELTVRTLGKYRNINDLKAVVVANQDGRLIHLGDVADVTDSWQEERTYSRTNGIPSVGISVRKQSGTNTVAVADRVVAAMESIVQNDLPPDFEVAIVRDQSYYIKENVADVWTSILLGGSLAILITYMFLRDFRATVIGGMAIPTSVIATFALMKWQGFTLNNMSLMGLSLAVGILVDDAIVIIENIYRHMQMGKNNFQAAYQATSEISLAILATTFSLLAVFVPIGNMGEIVGQFFKQFGMTVAFSIAFSLIVAFSLTPMLSAHWLKSIEEAQKGAFRFQWLKTFLDKFENLFQKSRALYLELLNWALDRPKSIFAIALASLLFNLFLTPFMGKEFQPTYDSGEFSISMKAPAGSSLERMLELAEPLEKSLLATEGVKTVNLNIGGSRRPVYEGNIYVKLYPSGERARTMMEIMDETREKFRGVAGIKVAVLSNQGGGRGDQRPVQIGIRGSDLEELNRYANQTATILRDLPGATDVDISSSEMEPEVTIRLDPDKAAAVGVNSYSLGRLIETAFSGRTTINRFTVGDEDYNIRVRLADRYRLNINDVADIRAPAGGNAFVRLGDVAEVILSSGPTQIDREDRQRQVIVYANAVGVSPGEILDKVRDQIMPAVNMPLGYRYKFIGQGDMMASAFSEIIKALVIAVIMVYMVLAAQFESFSQPVIIMLSLPFSIIGAILGLMMAGQTINMMSLIGVIMLMGVVTKNAILLVDYANLQREGGMPIKAALVEAGSLRLRPIMMTTLSTVLAMLPIAFGMGEGAELRQSMGVAMVGGITTSTLLTLVVVPIGYLMLENYKEKRGHAVAKRSIE
- the rfaQ gene encoding putative lipopolysaccharide heptosyltransferase III; this encodes MFKNAVKHIAGPAWDKYIYRSLLFLAFSLNVSTAAGSVALALSAALVLAKLRAARAAFACDRKFLYAFGLFFLVLAFSSLTGVNAPDSARRTFSLFCRSGPFFLLAAFACGREKAVKIFLAAAAGLLCTDIYVIASFGGGKASGLFKSPMSLAGLLQLMLPVLAAAAVSGGRAAFKRRAFCGAVFVLSAAALFYNGIFGAWVAVLFSLALYFFLRRKKAQAICLSLCVTAAAIGGVYAFAPAARERMDAIAAGRDPSMLERFCLWESAANMLKDYPLLGVGPGNFGRLYAARYILPDAKEPCLKHAHNDFLQMAAETGVMGLAAFIYLFYVILRLNLARYRQEKENFLALGAFLATAGFLAHGLTEFNFGNSAVTRLFWLLLGLSQAARGEEKGAAGKAPLPPPPEKVRHILLIKLMHFGDVLLATPVLSTLKMNYPHALVDVLVYGGTDDVLAANGAANNIWRVDRGLKRKGLKAQIAGEKALFDKVRSTRYDIIINLSDRWRGGLYCRLLKPAFSIGFNEGRRSRLLWGACHAVLVDRINHGEQHTVLNDLSVLAPLRLKQRSEEVVMAYRPADLEHFETISRRENLGGYVLIQPTARWAFKTWSTAGFSQLIDYLNARGQTVVLTAGKAENEIAMVKEIIAGCAEGAKIVNLAGQLTLTQLAVFIEKAELFLGVDSVPMHIAAALKTPMVVLFGPSNLKQWYPWQAEHTLLWAGDYRSLPRVGEVDTNTNERYLYAIPAKDVIEAVACRLDKGRT